One window from the genome of Malus domestica chromosome 01, GDT2T_hap1 encodes:
- the LOC103440925 gene encoding UMP-CMP kinase: MWRRVASLSPLVSRSKPSKLSQEACTFKIWESFSSESQVPTPSKVAPFITFVLGGPGSGKGTQCAKIVEEFGFTHISAGDLLRREIASNSAYGSVILSTIREGKIVPSQVTVQLIRKEMESSDNDKFLIDGFPRSEENREAFEQIIGREPNVVLFFDCPEREMVKRVLNRNQGRVDDNIDTIKKRLEIFDELNWPVINHYSMTGKLHKINAVGTVDDIFEKVRPIFAALSK; the protein is encoded by the exons ATGTGGAGGCGCGTGGCTTCACTTTCTCCTCTGGTTTCTCGCTCGAAACCCTCAAAACTTAGCCAG GAAGCATGTACGTTCAAGATTTGGGAATCGTTTTCCTCGGAATCCCAGGTTCCAACGCCG TCAAAGGTTGCACCGTTTATAACCTTTGTGCTAG GTGGTCCTGGTAGTGGAAAAGGTACTCAGTGTGCGAAGATAGTCGAGGAATTTGGGTTCACTCATATCAGCGCAGGGGATCTGTTGAGGAGGGAAATAGCTTCCAATAGCGCATACGG CTCGGTGATTCTTAGCACAATTAGGGAAGGAAAAATTGTTCCCTCTCAAGTGACAGTCCAACTCATTCGAAAGGAGATGGAATCAAGTGACAATGATAAGTTTCTCATTGATGGCTTCCCTCGAAGTGAGGAGAACCGCGAGGCATTTGAACAAATT ATTGGCAGAGAACCAAATGTTGTGCTTTTCTTTGACTGCCCTGAACGGGAGATGGTGAAGCGAGTGCTAAATCGTAATCAG GGCCGAGTTGATGATAACATTGACACAATAAAAAAACGTCTTGAAATATTTGATGAATTAAATTGGCCCGTTATCAATCACTATTCAATGACAGGAAAACTTCACAAG ATCAATGCTGTGGGAACGGTGGATGACATATTTGAAAAAGTTCGGCCAATTTTTGCTGCACTGAG CAAATGA
- the LOC103439463 gene encoding protein ODORANT1-like (The RefSeq protein has 1 substitution compared to this genomic sequence) — protein sequence MGRQPCCDKLGVKKGPWTAEEDKKLVNFLLTHGQCCWRAVPKLAGLRRCGKSCRLRWINYLRPDLKRGLLNDAEEQLVIDLHARLGNRWSKIAARLPGRTDNEIKNHWNTHIKKKLVKMGIDPITHEPLHKQVTTPQEMPCEASNQPANSDMSIQQMNTNIPEHGISTNSDGNSTSENSPSNDSEPAEPNPNYSEEEDPLVSFILSDTFLEDLTWDFSTSSEYSSADNPTEENSLAWFMDCNDFGVEDFEL from the exons ATGGGCAGGCAACCTTGTTGCGACAAGCTTGGAGTGAAGAAAGGGCCATGGACTGCCGAGGAGGACAAGAAATTGGTGAATTTTCTCCTCACACATGGCCAATGTTGTTGGCGGGCCGTCCCCAAGCTTGCCGGCCTCCGCCGCTGCGGCAAGAGCTGCCGCCTCCGGTGGATTAATTACCTCCGCCCCGACTTGAAAAGAGGCCTCCTTAATGATGCTGAAGAACAACTTGTTATTGACCTGCACGCCCGCCTTGGCAATAG GTGGTCGAAAATTGCAGCAAGATTGCCGGGAAGAACTGACAATGAGATCAAGAATCACTGGAACACGCACATCAAGAAGAAGCTTGTCAAGATGGGGATTGATCCAATTACTCATGAGCCTCTCCACAAACAAGTCACCACCCTACAAGAAATGCCTTGTGAAGCAAGTAATCAACCTGCAAACTCAGACATGAGTATTCAGCAGATGAATACAAACATCCCAGAACATGGAATCAGCACCAACAGTGACGGTAACTCTACAAGTGAAAATTCCCCAAGCAATGACTCAGAGCCAGCTGAGCCAAACCCTAATTACAGTGAGGAAGAAGACCCGTTGGTGAGTTTCATATTATCCGATACATTTCTTGAGGATTTAACATGGGATTTTTCGACCTCGTCAGAATACAGCTCAGCTGATAATCCAACGGAGGAGAATAGCTTAGCATGGTTCATGGACTGTAATGATTTTGGAGTTGAAGATTTCGAGCTTTGA
- the LOC103439454 gene encoding probable serine/threonine protein kinase IRE, with the protein MSSPPPPSSNPPPISNSDEKSDLGTTSSVSSPSRAKLLKIPPIPIRRSPSQTIQEDKEFEEEFEEGYEDDEEDEDDDRAERIADAAPIVLASSLGLNHIRTRSAPSPLRFSSSVCAPLNFGDESSRVKYTVKPKPKHVPLQPAKSVQWNQSKSLRNASLLNPMLEGNHAAFSKEMQSPRFQAILRVTSGRKKRAPEIKSFSHELNSKGVRPFPVWKSRAFGHMEEIMVAVKARFEKLKEEVDFDLGAFAGDLVGMLEKSTQSHPEWKENFEDLLVIARRCAKMSPSEFWVKCEGIVQNLDDRRQEIPMGALKQAHTRLLFILTRCTRLVQFQKESGYEEEHILSLHQFSDLGVYPEQVVEATQQSYSGSLGGKEANEKKMRKSREQEKNCGVEEVEVGTAKSVESTGSYRMSSWKKLPSAAEKNQKGNDVADTPSKEKSDRLHAKDDTKTCGDYSTEHLDTSSCHLEHSEVSASAQTVSWGIWMDQQNVAYENLMICRICEVEIPTVHVEEHSRICTIADRCDLKGLTVNERLERVAEALERIMESWTPKGIETRGNFDVARVYPSQMHEDSNELSPKRIDLSRFSESILDCIPDVDNSFVMEDLNVLPDISCDAHSALIREQGTRTSSAGSSTPRSPLQTPRTSHLEMLLSGGRAIPELESSQQIHKLLDIARSVTNVSNCDYTALEYMLERLEDLKYAIQDRKVDALVVETFGRRIEKLLQEKYVQLCGQIEDEKLDSSNGMADEESSVEDEAVRSLRVSPINPCSKDRTSIEDFEIIKPISRGAFGRVFLARKRATGDLFAIKVLKKADMIRKNAVESILAERNILILVRNPFVVRFFYSFTCRENLYLVMEYLNGGDLYSLLRNLGCLDEDMARVYIAEVVLALEYLHSLNVIHRDLKPDNLLIGQDGHIKLTDFGLSKVGLISSTDDLSGPSVSGTGFVPDDEPKSESSSERAQRQKHSIVGTPDYLAPEILLGMGHSATADWWSVGVILFEVLVGIPPFNAEHPQQIFNNIINRDIPWPKVPEEMSPEAYDLIDKLLTDNPVQRLGATGTREVKQHPFFKDINWDTLARQKAMFIPSTDIHDTSYFMSRYIWNPEDDHVNGASDFDDMTETCSSGSCSNIQDEDGDECGSLADFSAPNLDVQYSFSNFSFKNLSQLASINYDLLVKNTKESPGASKSSVP; encoded by the exons ATGTCGAGCCCTCCTCCGCCTTCCTCAAACCCGCCGCCGATTTCCAACTCCGACGAAAAATCAGACCTCGGAACGACGTCGTCTGTCTCCTCTCCCTCCAGAGCCAAGCTCCTTAAGATCCCTCCCATCCCGATTAGGCGAAGCCCTAGTCAGACgatccaagaagacaaagaattCGAAGAGGAATTCGAAGAGGGGTACGAAGACGACGAGGAAGATGAGGACGATGATCGTGCGGAGCGCATAGCAGACGCCGCGCCGATCGTATTGGCGTCGTCGCTCGGCCTCAATCACATTCGGACTCGATCGGCTCCGTCGCCGCTTCGGTTCTCTTCCTCCGTCTGCGCGCCGTTGAATTTCGGCGATGAATCGAGTAGGGTTAAGTACACCGTCAAACCAAAACCTAAACACGTGCCCTTACAACcag CTAAATCTGTGCAGTGGAATCAATCAAAATCGCTCAGAAATGCATCACTACTCAATCCAATGTTGGAG GGTAATCATGCAGCCTTTTCAAAGGAAATGCAGTCGCCGCGTTTTCAGGCAATACTGCGTGTCACGAgtggaagaaagaagagagcaCCTGAAATTAAGAGTTTCTCTCATGAGCTCAACTCCAAAGGAGTTCGACCATTTCCTGTGTGGAAGTCTCGTGCATTCGGGCATATGGAG GAGATTATGGTGGCGGTCAAGGCAAGATTTGAGAAGTTAAAGGAAGAGGTTGACTTTGATTTAGGTGCATTTGCTGGTGATTTGGTCGGAATGCTTGAAAAGTCTACACAGTCTCATCCTGAATGGAAGGAGAACTTTGAGGATTTGTTGGTTATTGCTCGGAGGTGTGCAAAGATGTCTCCAAGTGAATTTTGGGTCAAGTGTGAAGGCATTGTTCAGAATTTGGATGACCGGCGTCAAGAGATACCAATGGGGGCCCTCAAACAAGCCCACACCCGTCTTCTTTTTATTCTCACTCGGTGCACACGGCTTGTGCAGTTCCAGAAAGAGAGTGGCTATGAGGAAGAGCACATTCTCAGTCTTCATCAGTTCAGTGATCTTGGAGTTTATCCAGAACAAGTTGTGGAGGCTACACAGCAGAGCTATAGTGGTTCACTGGGTGGGAAGGAAGCGAAtgagaagaaaatgaggaagTCTCGTGAGCAGGAAAAAAATTGTGGAGTTGAGGAGGTGGAGGTTGGTACTGCCAAAAGCGTTGAATCTACTGGCAGCTATAGGATGTCATCTTGGAAAAAACTTCCCTCTGCTGCTGAGAAAAATCAGAAAGGCAATGATGTTGCTGACACACCGTCAAAGGAAAAGTCAGATCGTTTGCATGCCAAAGATGACACAAAAACTTGTGGTGACTACAGTACTGAACATCTGGATACTTCATCATGCCATCTTGAACACTCAGAGGTGTCTGCAAGTGCACAAACTGTTTCTTGGGGAATATGGATGGACCAGCAGAATGTTGCATACGAAAATTTGATGATCTGTCGCATATGTGAGGTTGAAATTCCAACGGTACATGTAGAGGAACACTCTCGAATATGTACAATTGCTGATAGGTGTGACTTGAAGGGTTTAACTGTGAATGAACGACTTGAAAGAGTTGCTGAAGCTCTTGAAAGGATAATGGAATCTTGGACACCAAAAGGCATTGAAACTCGAGGAAATTTTGATGTTGCAAGAGTGTATCCATCACAGATGCATGAGGATTCAAATGAGTTGTCACCAAAGAGAATTGACTTGTCTCGGTTCTCTGAAAGCATTCTTGATTGCATTCCTGATGTTGACAACTCTTTTGTTATGGAAGATCTGAATGTTTTGCCGGACATCTCATGTGATGCACATTCTGCTTTGATACGTGAACAAGGCACCAGAACCTCGTCAGCAGGTAGTTCGACACCAAGATCACCATTACAAACACCAAGAACCAGTCATCTTGAAATGCTGCTGAGTGGAGGGAGAGCAATACCGGAACTAGAGAGTTCTCAGCAG ATACACAAGCTACTGGACATCGCTCGTTCTGTTACAAATGTTAGCAATTGTGACTACACTGCATTGGAGTATATGCTTGAACGACTGGAAGACCTAAAATATGCTATCCAGGACAGGAAGGTGGATGCACTCGTTGTAGAGACTTTTGGAAGGCGTATTGAAAAATTATTGCA GGAAAAATATGTACAGCTTTGTGGGCAGATAGAAGATGAAAAATTGGATTCATCAAATGGTATGGCTGATGAAGAAAGTTCGGTGGAAGATGAAGCAGTTCGTAGTCTGCGTGTCAGCCCCATCAATCCGTGTTCTAAGGATCGAACTTCTATTGAAGATTTTGAGATAATAAAACCAATAAGCAGGGGTGCATTTGGACGAGTTTTTCTTGCCAGAAAAAGAGCGACTGGTGACTTATTTGCTATAAAG GTATTAAAGAAGGCTGATATGATCCGTAAAAATGCCGTTGAGAGTATTTTGGCAGAGCGTAACATCCTTATATTGGTTCGCAATCCCTTTGTG GTCCGATTTTTCTATTCTTTCACATGCAGGGAAAATCTTTATCTGGTCATGGAGTACTTAAATGGTGGAGATCTTTACTCTTTATTGAGAAATCTAGGCTGCTTGGATGAAGATATGGCCCGCGTATATATTGCAGAAGTT GTTCTTGCTTTGGAGTATTTGCATTCATTAAATGTTATCCATAGAGACTTGAAGCCAGACAACCTGTTGATTGGTCAAGATGGTCATATCAAG TTGACAGATTTTGGGCTCTCCAAGGTTGGTCTAATCAGCAGCACTGACGACTTATCAGGTCCATCAGTTAGTGGTACCGGTTTTGTCCCAGATGATGAACCAAAATCTGAGTCTTCATCAGAAAGGGCACAGCGCCAAAAACATTCAATCGTTGGGACCCCTGATTATTTGGCACCTGAAATACTTCTTGGCATGGGGCACAGTGCAACTGCTGACTGGTGGTCTGTGGGGGTTATTCTTTTTGAGGTGCTTGTCGGTATTCCACCATTCAATGCAGAACATCCACAG CAAATTTTCAACAATATAATAAACAGAGATATCCCCTGGCCTAAGGTACCCGAGGAGATGAGCCCTGAAGCGTACGATTTAATTGACAA ACTGCTGACCGACAACCCAGTTCAAAGACTTGGAGCAACAGGTACTAGGGAG GTGAAGCAACATCCTTTTTTCAAGGATATTAACTGGGATACCCTTGCGAGGCAGAAG GCTATGTTCATACCATCAACCGATATACACGATACAAGTTATTTCATGAGCCGGTACATATGGAATCCAGAAGATGATCATGTTAATGGTGCCAGTGACTTTGATGACATGACTGAAACATGCAGCAGCGGTTCATGTAGCAACATACAAGACGAAGAT GGGGATGAATGTGGTAGTTTGGCGGACTTCAGTGCGCCAAACCTTGACGTGCAGTACTCTTTCAGTAATTTTTCATTCAAG AACTTATCGCAGCTTGCTTCAATCAATTATGATCTTCTCGTGAAGAACACCAAGGAGTCACCGGGTGCCTCCAAGTCATCTGTACCGTGA